In Gossypium raimondii isolate GPD5lz chromosome 12, ASM2569854v1, whole genome shotgun sequence, a single window of DNA contains:
- the LOC105763934 gene encoding uncharacterized membrane protein At1g16860, whose amino-acid sequence MNDLSNASLTEHQTSFSCKPIPSLAFYTLLPLFFIGLFVSIFILVVVHNAAFFLSFLLLYALVASFLAWNAINWRHHNRSAFMFFLNSFPDSDLRLAREGQLVKVTGVASCGNLSLETSYERVGRCIYASTLLYEYGQFGLKPVNVRRSCFQWNLAYCERFSTDFYITDRISGIRAMVKAGSGCKVIPLITDSKLVTTTKQCRVLSPHLTNWLRERNLSADARLLRLEEGYIQEGNTVTVTGMLHKNDEVVTIVQPPELFSTGCLWQKLLLPIDVDGLILAPGCS is encoded by the exons ATGAACGACCTGTCCAATGCATCCCTAACAGAGCACCAAACTAGTTTCAGTTGCAAACCTATACCAAGTTTAGCCTTTTACACTCTTTTACCCCTTTTCTTCATTGGTCTCTTTGTCTCCATTTTCATCCTTGTTGTGGTCCATAATGCTGCTTTCTTCCTCTCTTTCCTTTTACTATATGCTTTAGTTGCTTCTTTTTTAGCTTGGAATGCTATTAATTGGAGACACCATAACAGATCTGCTTTCATGTTCTTTCTTAACTCTTTCCCCGATTCTGATCTTCGACTTGCACGTGAAGGACAGCTTGTGAAGGTCACTGGG GTAGCATCATGTGGAAATCTATCTTTAGAAACTTCATATGAAAGGGTTGGCAGATGCATATATGCATCTACTCTTCTCTATGAATATGGACAATTTGGTCTCAAACCTGTTAATGTTAGAAGATCTTGCTTTCAATGGAACCTAGCTTATTGTGAg AGGTTTTCTACAGATTTCTATATAACCGATCGCATATCCGGTATCAGAGCCATGGTAAAAGCCGGTTCGGGTTGTAAAGTTATCCCCTTGATCACCGACAGCAAACTCGTCACTACTACGAAACAATGTAGAGTCCTATCTCCTCACCTCACCAATTGGTTACGAGAAAGAAACCTTTCCGCAGATGCCCGTCTACTACGTCTGGAAGAAGG GTACATACAGGAAGGCAACACCGTAACCGTAACCGGAATGTTACATAAAAATGATGAAGTTGTAACAATCGTTCAACCACCCGAGCTCTTCTCTACAGGATGCTTATGGCAAAAGTTACTTCTCCCTATCGATGTTGATGGTCTGATATTGGCCCCGGGGTGTTCTTAA